Proteins encoded in a region of the Gemmatimonadota bacterium genome:
- a CDS encoding amidohydrolase — YVITYGGAAPNVVPDFAEVFYYVRHPDPEYVKSIFERVAKAADGAALGTGTTVEYEVIHGLYNMLPNVTLQEAMHANLDRVGGVYYDDEERRFAELIHGTFPADAPPLESAAQIQPFSVTEEGSGGSTDVADVSWMVPTAGMSAATWVPGSSAHSWQAIAAGGTTIGEKGMIVAAKTLAMTAIDLFTRPDLVAAAMAEHAARIPEGWVYEPLLGDRDPPLDYRLPAGPGGN, encoded by the coding sequence CTACGTGATCACATACGGCGGCGCAGCTCCCAACGTGGTTCCGGACTTCGCGGAAGTGTTCTACTACGTACGACACCCCGATCCCGAATACGTGAAGTCGATCTTCGAGCGCGTGGCCAAAGCGGCGGACGGGGCGGCGCTGGGTACGGGCACGACCGTGGAGTACGAAGTCATCCACGGCCTGTACAACATGCTGCCCAATGTCACACTCCAGGAAGCGATGCACGCCAATCTCGACCGCGTGGGCGGTGTCTACTACGACGATGAGGAACGGCGTTTTGCCGAGCTGATCCACGGCACCTTCCCCGCGGACGCTCCTCCGCTCGAGTCGGCCGCCCAGATCCAACCGTTCTCCGTAACCGAAGAAGGAAGCGGCGGGTCGACGGATGTGGCCGACGTGAGCTGGATGGTCCCCACCGCCGGCATGAGCGCGGCGACGTGGGTACCGGGGTCGTCCGCCCACTCGTGGCAGGCGATCGCGGCCGGTGGCACGACCATCGGCGAGAAGGGCATGATCGTCGCTGCCAAGACGCTCGCGATGACCGCGATCGACTTGTTCACGCGCCCGGATCTGGTTGCCGCGGCGATGGCGGAGCACGCGGCGCGCATCCCAGAAGGCTGGGTGTATGAGCCGCTTCTCGGTGATCGTGATCCACCGCTCGACTATCGCTTGCCCGCAGGCCCAGGTGGCAACTGA